In Camelina sativa cultivar DH55 chromosome 13, Cs, whole genome shotgun sequence, the genomic window atttatttgaGTTTATAACTGTAATGTAAGTAGTAATTATACGTAAATGACATGTATATGTATTTCACTTTCATTGTACGTTAGGCTTACTTGTACAATTGTTTCTAAATAACATAATAGTTTCATCAGGTTCTTAACCCGACGCATAGTGATGGCTACGGAAGTCCAGCTGATATATGGAGCCTCGGGTGCACTGTGCTTGAAATGTTGACTGGTCAGGTTCCCTATTCCGATTATGAACCTGTAAGTCTTTCAAGATTTTCAAACGTTCTTCATATAAGTAGGGAAATCCCATAAAAATCACCAACTGAAAATATACACGaacattttgtaaatttgtacttctattaaaaaaaaacatggacaAAGCATTTGGTTCAGTCTCAACAAGTGACTTTGTTTTGCACCTTCAGTTAGTAGATATATGTTGACATAGTGGGAATTTGGAcatttatcttattattatcttattagtTGTTCAAACGCGCAGGTTGCTGCCATGTATAAGATTGCAACGGGTACGCTTCCAAAAATACCTGATACTCTATCGTTAGACGCTCGACATTTCATACTTAAGTGTCTCAAAGTGAAACCGGAAGAGCGGCCAACTGCTACTGAGCTGTTGAACCATCCATTTGTGAGAAGGCCCTTACCATCCTCGGGCTCTAGATCGGGCTTGGGATAAGCATCTCCGGTTCTCCGTCGATGAGGCTAATTTTTGCAGGTTGCCGTCTATAGGTgaaccttttgtttttgttttcatgagTATATTAGAGTCAAAAACTGTATCTTCTAACATTGATGTCCTAATTGTATGAGCAGTTGTAAACCAGAAGGGTTGTGAGAGATAATACCCCATGAAAATTATTGGGAAGACTCAGAGATATGATTCTTAGACACAGGCGGTTGAGTTGCGTAGCAAGAGCTAAACTTCCTGGAGACATATCTTCAGGTTGTTTCTGTCTCATTCGTTGGTTACTTTTGTAAGCCTGTGTGTTGGGCTGTGAATAGAGATCCTGATTCATGGGAAGATCCTGATTTGTTTGAGCCATAGAGGTTTTTAGCTTCTTCGAGATCAGGAGAAGAATACAAGATAAGAGAGCAAGCCGTGTAGTACGTTACTTTAATTTTGGAGGTGGAAGGAGAACATGTCCTGCGGTAAAACTAGCTCATATCTATATGGAAACGGCGATTGGAGCAGTGGTGTAGTGTTTTAACTGGAGAATTGAAGGAGATAAAGTATACAAGGAAGAGGCTATTTCGGGAACCGGCTTAAGTGCACTCCTGTTGTTGGATTCGACCCTTTCAGCTTTTGATTTACATAATCCAAGTCCCGTGGCTTGTTACGATCAAAGACGTTCAAATGTAGGTGTGCTTGTTGTATTTCAAAGTCAAGTATGTAagaatattttacatttttatgtgACTTTCGGTTAAATAATAAAGATCACGTTCATATTAGCGTCAATGATTCTAATATAAAAAGACACATCATTAATGCCAACATTCTAATAGATCACgtttattatgatttatgaactaaataagataaaaatgcTTACTTTGTAGTTAATTTGATTAGGTccactttttagttttttttgaatttaatattaaattatatttaaaaaaaaataacgtttTTACAATTAGTGGTGGCTAAAAGATTTTGCTAGAATAAATTACATAATAGAGAGAAAACCATTTCAGGTTCTAGATTGGAACCAAGCCTGAAGACCATTGTCAAAACTCAGCCTGCAAGTTTGGGTATACGGGTCGGGTATTCGGGTTTTCAAAAACTCCACCGAATATAACCGAACAAAAAATtggttcgggtcgggtcgggtttcgggtcgggtcggatGAGAATTGGTCTTAGGTTTATCCAGTTTAAATCTTAAAACCGATTGAAATTGGTACAAATCCAGTTTAAACCGGTTAAATTACGGTATGTTTcggtataatttttattttttataaaaaaaaaatctggtttcgagtcgggtcgggttcgggttcgggttcgggtaccGAACTAAATTTTCAATCTTTCCGAATTAAACCGAATCCTAAATTTGGTTGAACTGAACCCCGAAaatttcgggtcgggtcgggtcggcgAATTCGGGTCGAGTCAAAGTCGCAGGCCGAATCAAAACGCATATCCCCCGTTCGTTGGATGGTTAGGAGTTGATCCTGCATTTGGCGATCAATCCATTTGATCAACTGTCCTGATGAGTTGGGATGTTGACCATGTCTCCATCCGTTTCGTTTTCGCCAGATGGTGTACATCTTAAGCTGAAAGGTATGGTGAGTAAAAAAACTTTGCGGGCGGTCCAAGCGTCCATCCACTCTTTAGTTTGATTAtgagaacacacaaaaaaaaatgacaaatataGTCCAAAGTCATAAAAACCGAatgcatatttattattttaatgttaagTAAATCATTGGCTTTCGATATACTTTGATATGATTCGTGAGGACAGGAAAAAATTCGATCATGTTTTACGAGATGTTCCACCGATGCGTCTCCATCTCCTAACATTGTAGCCGTTCCAACTCAACTATTGAGATAAGTATCACTTATCCGGTGGCGGACCTAGAAAATTTACTCGCTAAGaacaaatatataacaaaaatttaaatattaatatattaaataatatataaaaaatttatatggaaACTCTCAAACATCTTAGTGGGGTTATTAGATTTACGCTCACTCAACATCTGAAacatttttatcatattttcattTGTGACATATTCAAGTAACTCTTTTTCAATATagcaaacaagacaatcactTAGAAACTGGCGTAGATTAAAGTAACTCTTTTTCATTCAGATTCAACTAatccaactaattttaaataaaaatagttactatttgtccaactaattttaaataaaatcatattaacattatcataaattaatcaaaaattatttatttatgtaaggTGAgtatctacaattttttttttattttaggattaataatagtataatttatttgattatggtattataataattaattgaataattttcttaattttttcttatagaattagtaatttaaaattagattttttttttttttatatacatatatgaactgtcttttatgattattaaattgtttaaatttttaatttcttataatttacaaatatgttaaaatcaaaatttttgtataacacatgacaaaatctttaGTTGTTAAAATTAACACATGTCGCGATCacatgaattactaactttgaaaactaaggtttatataataacataatattgaatacgctatcaaatcattcaacGATtggaaaacttaagaaaataacattaatttcttattttgattattttatttttcttatattatgttaatcactagtTTTAACACATtaatcttttttgtattttaatcatttttttgtataattttcttcttACTATATgatcataataaataataattgcaattgataaaactttttaaaagaaaatggcGTCTCTCTCTGAGGGCGACTTGTGAGGCGATTCATGCTACTGGGTAACTGTCCGGCGTCGCCGGTGTTTTTCTCCGTTTTGGAGTGTGCTTTCCACCGACAAAACTATCATTCCTTGTTCCTTTACAGTTGGTGGTTTACTTCTGTTGGTTATATATGACAGTTTACTTTCTCCCCTTTTTGTCGGTGATAACCATTTCTTAAAACCGCCATGGATCTATATGTATAAATTCTTTCTGTTCCCTCTGATTTTCCCTTTTCATTCACTCTCCCGTTACCAATCATCCAACACCTTCCAAACAATGAGCGATTATCTAAGAAAATCAGTCCAGGATCTCGATCTGGGTATTGATGATGCCCCAATTACTTTTCCACCGGATTTTGTTTCAAGAGCGGCTGCGATAAACCGTTTTCCACTGGTGGTCACTCCAATCAATCCCCGTAAACAGAACTTGAGGGCGCTAATCCGCCAGATGCCAAGAGTTTGGGGATTCGCAGAAGAGTGTGTAGGAAGAATAATCGATGGAGGAAGGGTCCAATTCTGATTCAAGTCTGAGGAAACGATGAACTTGGTTCTCTGTCGGGGTCCATGGTCCTTTAATGACTGGATGGTGATGACTCATCGTTGATACCCGAACATTTCTGAAGATGACTTGAAGATCATACCCTTTTGGATCCAAATCCAAGGTATTCAAGTTCTTTACTTAACTAATGTCATGGCTAGAAGGGTTGGAAATAGTCTAGGCTATGTAACCGAAGTGGATTATAATGAAAATGTTAGCCAAGTTGGTTCTGTAAGGGTTAGGATAGACTGGAACATAGACAACCCTCTCCGTTTCCAAAAGAATGTTCAGTTTATGCCGGGGGAGAATACCATTGTCAAGTTTCGATTTGAGAGACTTCACAATTTCTGCAACAAGTGTGGATCGCTGAAACATGATGTCAAAGAATGGCCTATGAGTTTTGACGATGCTGATCACAACGTATCTGATGATGAGAGTGATGGCAATGATCATCAAGACGGAGATAACAACATGGATGAAACTGATGTAACAACTCCTATGCACCCTGGATGAGTCATACTCGTTGCTTATGATGAAAATCCATAGGGACCATCTTCATCTTGAGCCTTTAAAAGCAGAAGGTGTATTCAacaattacagtaaaacctctataaattaataatgttgggaccaatacattttattaatttatagtgatattaatttataaatatatttttaattctttaaattttttaaaattatgaattggaacaactatagcaaaataagattaaactttcggatggtttaaattttatggtttaggaattgaacttgtaatatttagtaagcattattgacaataaattacaaatactatagacaaattgacttatacacatgacatacataaattcaaatctatgaataataatatcaattctcctatttaataatctgtcaaattatcaaattgtaaatgatgcatatctaaaaattaaaactttaaaatttaaatatttgtatgacatgttataaaatattttagatatatcattatagtttgaaatatcacattacaattgttctatagaaatgagttttaggagaaacattAACTATTATatcagtgtatatatatatatacaaaatttacatgattattaatttatgatattattgggaccatatttacatagagatttcaaaaaaatattatcttattatcttatcgaatattgttaatttttacactggtcCGACTTGGGACcgacaaaatttattaatttataatttttatttatttatagagtattaatttatagaggttttactttATAAGGATGGAGAATAGTTGttgctttattttttcacttaaaatatcatattcatttccaacaatcaaaaacttttttggcTGATGGTCGTGTGACTCGTGAGGATATATATAAGCTGATGGTAAAAAAGCAATCTTTAAGAAAGCGGTCTAGACGGCCGTTTAGGCttcgtctaggcgctaggcgttcaGCTCaacagacgcctagatgaccgcctgaaccgcttaaaattacataaattttattttaatatttatttttgatttttaactacatatatttaaattattaagttttatatctgtatacgtaattataaacatttatatgttattaatataacttaagtaaatgttttatttttttgataataatttataatttttttatttttctaatatatatttttatataatattttatattgtaaatgcCTAAACCacctaaaaagtaaaaaccatcTAGACCTTTACTAAATGTTCGAGGTACTAAGTGCTAGATCACCACCTATAAACGGTCAAGTGTTGTTAAACAAACGGTCAAGTGTTGTTAAACACTGCAAAAAAGGAATAGAAAACGTTCTTTCGGGCTTGACAATATGAACAAGGAATGGCGAGAAACCGAATGATTATTATTACAATACTCGTTGCTCAATAATTTTTATGGggtattatcttttatttagcCATAAAAATTATTGGGAAGACTCAGAGATATGTTTCTTTGTCAAATCGAAACCAAACttttgagactttttttttttttttaataaacgaGGGCTATTGAGTTTTTGAGACGTTAGGTTGGTGTGGCGTTCGCACGTGCGTATCGTGGGAATGTATGAATAATTTGCACGCCTAATGAAAACGTTTCTTTGGTTAGGTTGGTAATATATAGTACGTCGTGGTCGTGCTTATAAtgctaaacaaaagatataataataaagtaaacaaaaaaacgctgcgttttgttTCCACGTCTAGATCTTTCTCACAAGTCTCAAAGCAAGATCCTCGTTCTTggttatttttataacaaaactaaaaatagaaTGGGTGTGATCTCTCCGATTGAGACTCTGTTCTTGAAGtctcatcatcgtcttcttcaaccTCGAGACTATTCCTACCCAGTGGTTTTAAACAACACTCGACGACATTTTGCTAGTTTCCCACGTAACAGCTTCTCATCCTCTTCTCTAGGTTTGACaatcttcctcctctgtttttatGAAAAGGATCCATTTATGTAGTATTCAATTCTTGTTTTTGATGAGTTTAGTCCTCTTGCAGGATCATTCTCGGTAGAGTTTCCACTAAGAAGTAACCCGATTACACAAAGTAAGTTATCAGCttttaactctgtttttttagggtttaagcaATTCAGTTTCTGAATGTTTTTTTGATTACGTGTATTCTACGATCCAAAGATGGCAAATCAAGTTATCATTGGAGGAGATATGTCTCGGAATCTGACACAAACGAGGTAAAACACAGTCAACGACATTGCGACTTTATTTTTAGCTTCCTTGGCAAGTAACAGTTCTGTTTTGTTTCAGATGTACCATAAGAAAGTTTCTATAATGGAAACATTAAAGCAAGCCAACTCTTATATTCCTCATGCAATTCTCTCAAGTACAATATTAGCTCTTCTCTATCCACCTTCTTTCACATGGTTCAAGCCAAGGTTTGGATCAACCTAATTAATTACTAATTCgatcaaaatcttaattaatactataattAAGCATCGCAATCTTTAATGACTATTTCTCCTTCTTTAGGTACTTTGTGCCTGGCTTAGGGTTTATGATGTTTGCTGTTGGAATCAACTCGAACGAAAGAGACTTTCTCGAAGCTCTTAAAAGACCAGATGCTATTTTCGCCGGTTACATCGGACAGTACTTGATAAAACCACTCTTAGGTTACATTTTCGGCTTAATTGCTGTCTCTCTTTTCAATCTACCTACTTCTATAGGTGCTGGAATCATGTTGGTCTCATGTGTTAGTGGAGCTCAGCTATCAAATTACACAACTTTCTTGACTGATCCTTCACTTGCGCCGCTTAGCATCGTCATGACATCTGTCTCAACTGCTACTGCCGTCCTCGTTACACCTATGCTTTCACTCTTACTCATTGGTACAAAGCTTCCGGTTGATGTGATTGGGATGATCTCTAGCATTCTCCAGGTCGTGGTTACACCTATTGCCGCAGGACTACTTCTAAACCGGTAGGACATCATCTCAATCAActagaaaaaccaaaattttcggtttataatttatattactaaCTTAGAAATCATGTGACTGCAGGTTATTTCCAAGGTTATCTAATGCAATCAAACCATTTCTCCCGGCGTTAACAGTTATTGATATGTGTTGTTGTATAGGAGCACCCCTCGCTTTGAACATAGACTCAATCTTGTCTCCGTTTGGTGCAACCATTTTGTTCCTCGTCGTCACATTTCATCTCTTAGCTTTCGTTGCTGGTTACTTTTTCACTGGTTTCTTCTTCAGCAAGGCACCTGATGTTAAAGCCCTACAAAGAACAATTTCATACGAAACCGGAATGCAAAGTAGTCTTCTCGCTCTGGCCCTCGCGACAAAGTTCTTTCAAGATCCTCTCGTTGGAGTGCCTCCAGCAATCTCCGTGAGTTCAAAACCGACCCCGTTTTGTTGCATctatttggtttttagttttttaacaatgtttttcttttgattatcttTTGCAGACGGTAGTTATGTCTCTAATGGGTGTCTCG contains:
- the LOC104737213 gene encoding probable sodium/metabolite cotransporter BASS5, chloroplastic; its protein translation is MGVISPIETLFLKSHHRLLQPRDYSYPVVLNNTRRHFASFPRNSFSSSSLGSFSVEFPLRSNPITQNGKSSYHWRRYVSESDTNEMYHKKVSIMETLKQANSYIPHAILSSTILALLYPPSFTWFKPRYFVPGLGFMMFAVGINSNERDFLEALKRPDAIFAGYIGQYLIKPLLGYIFGLIAVSLFNLPTSIGAGIMLVSCVSGAQLSNYTTFLTDPSLAPLSIVMTSVSTATAVLVTPMLSLLLIGTKLPVDVIGMISSILQVVVTPIAAGLLLNRLFPRLSNAIKPFLPALTVIDMCCCIGAPLALNIDSILSPFGATILFLVVTFHLLAFVAGYFFTGFFFSKAPDVKALQRTISYETGMQSSLLALALATKFFQDPLVGVPPAISTVVMSLMGVSLVTIWKNRKE